From the genome of Pseudobacteriovorax antillogorgiicola, one region includes:
- a CDS encoding Dps family protein — MGNFKLKQSDDLAGSDQREPVAGVLAQSLADTYTLYLKTQNFHWNVEGPRFVGIHTLTEEHYQNLALAVDTLAERIRALGFYAPGSYKEYAQMSSIEEVEGGALDSEKMLKTLVDDHMSLVSKIKESIEVAEKHGDSTTADMLSERRDFHEQAAWMLRSLGK, encoded by the coding sequence ATGGGTAACTTTAAATTGAAACAGTCAGACGATCTAGCAGGTTCAGACCAACGTGAACCCGTAGCCGGAGTTCTCGCACAGTCTCTAGCTGATACGTACACTCTTTATTTGAAAACGCAGAATTTCCACTGGAATGTCGAAGGCCCTCGCTTTGTGGGAATCCACACTTTGACAGAGGAGCACTATCAGAACCTAGCACTTGCAGTTGACACTCTGGCAGAGAGGATTCGTGCCCTCGGTTTCTACGCTCCGGGCTCTTACAAAGAGTACGCCCAGATGAGCAGTATCGAAGAAGTCGAAGGCGGTGCTCTGGACTCCGAAAAGATGCTCAAGACTTTAGTTGACGATCACATGTCACTGGTATCAAAAATTAAAGAGTCTATCGAAGTTGCGGAAAAGCATGGCGACTCAACGACAGCTGATATGCTGAGCGAACGCCGAGATTTCCACGAGCAAGCAGCTTGGATGCTTCGTAGCCTTGGTAAGTAA